A genomic segment from Haloarchaeobius salinus encodes:
- a CDS encoding lysylphosphatidylglycerol synthase domain-containing protein translates to MRPAVRFLVGVTLGVTAIAAYLWFVGVGTVVSRATTLAPLFALLVLVLVLAEGAADGIGVWASLRPLNGGISPGRSVQFAFAGDFFDTLSPAGPVTSEPIMARFIAVETETTYSEALGVRGVAKYVKSGSQLFVSTLLVLVLVLLGPTPSFLVYTLGGAVGVLLVVGLLLAVTHARLSDGLVVLLAPPVSFVSSLYRSDPHDGETVAAAVDRFWMRAGEFRDAPGLVALIAVGGIVEQLLTAVTLWVALGGMGTPVALLPIVAVIPLPQAASVFPIPASLGAYDVLLGAVLGLLTAASQADAAAAVFAMRTFSIGSALAVGGVSTGFLRGWRP, encoded by the coding sequence GTGCGCCCCGCCGTGCGGTTCCTCGTCGGTGTGACGTTGGGTGTGACGGCGATAGCCGCGTATCTCTGGTTCGTCGGTGTCGGCACCGTCGTCAGCCGGGCAACGACGCTCGCACCCTTGTTCGCGCTGCTGGTGCTCGTACTGGTCCTGGCCGAGGGAGCCGCGGACGGTATCGGCGTCTGGGCCTCGCTTCGGCCGCTCAACGGTGGGATTTCCCCGGGGAGGAGTGTCCAGTTCGCGTTCGCCGGGGACTTCTTCGACACCCTCAGCCCGGCCGGTCCGGTGACCTCGGAGCCGATCATGGCGCGGTTCATCGCCGTCGAGACCGAGACGACCTACAGCGAGGCGCTGGGTGTCCGAGGCGTCGCCAAGTACGTGAAGTCGGGCTCACAGCTGTTCGTCTCGACGCTCCTCGTCCTGGTGTTGGTCCTGCTGGGTCCGACCCCGTCGTTCCTCGTCTACACGCTCGGTGGGGCGGTCGGGGTGCTCCTCGTCGTCGGCCTCCTGCTGGCTGTGACTCACGCCCGGTTGAGCGATGGTCTCGTCGTCCTGCTGGCCCCACCGGTCAGCTTCGTCTCGTCGCTCTACCGTTCGGACCCGCACGACGGTGAGACCGTGGCGGCCGCCGTCGACCGGTTCTGGATGCGCGCGGGGGAGTTCCGTGACGCCCCGGGGCTGGTCGCCCTCATCGCGGTGGGTGGCATCGTCGAACAGCTGCTCACCGCGGTGACCCTCTGGGTGGCCCTCGGCGGCATGGGGACACCGGTTGCGCTGCTCCCCATCGTCGCAGTCATCCCGCTTCCGCAGGCGGCCAGTGTCTTCCCAATCCCGGCGAGTCTGGGTGCATACGACGTACTCCTGGGGGCCGTGCTGGGACTGCTCACCGCCGCCAGCCAGGCGGACGCGGCGGCTGCCGTGTTCGCGATGCGGACGTTCAGCATCGGCTCCGCACTCGCGGTGGGTGGTGTCTCGACGGGATTCCTGCGGGGCTGGCGTCCCTGA
- a CDS encoding universal stress protein has translation MFDEILVPTDGSECATAAVGYAEDLARHYDAAVHVLHVVDSRTAENVPQQEERGLRAEAIVEEVTEEVEAADLEVEGAVRTGVPHRTILEYVEKNDIDLVVMGTHGRTGVERYLLGSVTEKVLRRSDVPVLTVRDTDDGSVHYPFESVLIPTDGSDAADAAADVGLDVAARYGSEVHVVSVVDAFSMGLDVRSQLMTDALEDAAAEAVESIAGRADDSVARVEKTVGYGRPYRKLRRYVEENDIDLVVMGTHGRTGLERYLIGSVTEKIVRTSPVPVLTVRDPDLDAD, from the coding sequence ATGTTCGACGAGATACTGGTCCCGACCGACGGCAGCGAGTGTGCGACGGCGGCCGTCGGCTACGCGGAGGACCTGGCCCGTCACTACGATGCCGCAGTCCACGTCCTGCACGTCGTCGATTCGCGCACCGCCGAGAACGTCCCACAACAGGAGGAGAGAGGTCTTCGCGCTGAGGCCATCGTCGAGGAGGTCACCGAGGAGGTCGAGGCGGCCGACCTCGAGGTCGAAGGGGCCGTGCGGACCGGCGTCCCCCACAGGACCATTCTGGAGTACGTCGAAAAGAACGACATCGACCTGGTGGTGATGGGGACCCACGGTCGGACCGGCGTCGAACGCTACCTGCTGGGGAGTGTCACCGAGAAGGTGCTCCGTCGTTCGGACGTGCCGGTGCTGACGGTCAGGGACACCGACGACGGCTCGGTCCACTACCCGTTCGAGTCGGTGCTCATCCCGACGGACGGGAGCGACGCAGCCGACGCGGCTGCGGACGTCGGCCTCGACGTGGCGGCCCGGTACGGCTCCGAGGTCCACGTCGTCTCCGTCGTCGACGCGTTCTCGATGGGTCTGGACGTACGTTCCCAGCTGATGACCGACGCACTGGAGGACGCTGCAGCGGAGGCGGTCGAGAGCATCGCCGGACGGGCCGACGACTCGGTCGCCCGTGTCGAGAAAACGGTCGGCTACGGTCGGCCGTACAGGAAGCTCCGACGGTACGTCGAGGAGAATGACATCGACCTGGTGGTGATGGGGACCCACGGTCGAACCGGGCTCGAGCGCTACCTCATCGGGAGCGTCACCGAGAAGATCGTCCGCACCTCGCCCGTCCCGGTTCTGACCGTCCGGGATCCGGACCTCGACGCTGACTGA
- a CDS encoding YeeE/YedE family protein produces the protein MTELTPLLALGELFPRGILPYAIGGLLVGLGASIIYLSTGIIAGASTFLESTLSYVSDVDRFNRFKYVQSRDWRLVFTAGIVSGAAIWGLVLNPGIWTTEVQWWRLLGGGFLVGVGTRLGKGCTSGHGVCGVGSLSNTSLVNVATFMAFAIGTAQLVMALGVNP, from the coding sequence ATGACCGAACTCACACCGCTGCTCGCCCTGGGTGAACTCTTCCCCCGCGGGATACTCCCGTACGCCATCGGCGGCTTGCTCGTCGGGCTGGGAGCGTCGATAATCTACCTCTCGACGGGCATCATCGCGGGCGCGAGCACGTTCCTCGAGTCCACACTCTCGTACGTCTCGGACGTGGACCGGTTCAACCGCTTCAAGTACGTCCAGTCACGCGACTGGCGGCTCGTGTTCACCGCGGGTATCGTCAGCGGTGCGGCGATCTGGGGGCTCGTGTTGAACCCGGGTATCTGGACCACCGAGGTGCAGTGGTGGCGGCTCCTCGGCGGCGGCTTCCTCGTCGGGGTCGGCACCCGGCTCGGCAAGGGCTGTACGTCCGGACACGGCGTCTGTGGCGTCGGCTCGCTGTCGAACACCTCGCTCGTGAACGTCGCGACGTTCATGGCGTTCGCAATCGGGACAGCTCAGCTCGTGATGGCGCTGGGGGTGAACCCATGA
- a CDS encoding universal stress protein codes for MRAVLATDLSDAIETAISSRTCLECLERYGIDQIDLVTVTSPNVTSGMPGSDIGARTKRGLERQRRLLEEEGFDVRTHVMRGTPHRRINGLADRVHADLVIIGSRGQSPLEQRFIGGTAKNVARTASRPLLVQRILEHGEEEHEVAAEHLFQRVLYATDFSENAERAFDQFQHLQHAAKEVTLLHVAPPERRSGSDPDAVADAEARLAELAAELEELGIETRTVVREGAAVEEILAAEQEFEPTTILMGSRGRSRMRRLLLGSVSEDVTARAQCNVLLVPPTGTR; via the coding sequence ATGCGCGCAGTACTCGCGACCGACCTGTCCGACGCCATCGAGACCGCGATCAGTTCACGCACCTGTCTCGAGTGTCTCGAACGGTACGGCATCGACCAGATCGACCTCGTCACGGTCACCAGTCCGAACGTCACATCCGGGATGCCCGGTAGCGACATCGGGGCTCGCACGAAGCGCGGACTCGAACGCCAGCGCCGGCTGCTCGAGGAGGAGGGGTTCGACGTGCGGACGCACGTGATGCGGGGCACGCCACACCGGCGCATCAACGGGCTCGCCGACCGCGTGCACGCGGATCTGGTTATCATCGGGTCCCGCGGGCAGAGCCCGCTCGAACAGCGGTTCATCGGTGGAACCGCGAAGAACGTGGCCCGCACCGCGAGCCGACCGCTCCTGGTACAGCGCATCCTCGAACACGGCGAGGAGGAACACGAGGTCGCCGCCGAGCACCTCTTCCAGCGCGTCCTCTATGCGACCGACTTCTCGGAGAACGCCGAGCGGGCGTTCGACCAGTTCCAGCACCTCCAGCACGCGGCGAAGGAGGTGACGCTGCTCCACGTCGCCCCGCCCGAACGCCGGTCCGGAAGCGACCCCGACGCCGTCGCCGACGCCGAGGCCCGGCTCGCCGAACTCGCCGCCGAACTCGAGGAGCTGGGCATCGAGACGCGGACCGTCGTCCGTGAGGGTGCGGCCGTCGAGGAGATCCTCGCCGCCGAGCAGGAGTTCGAGCCCACGACCATCCTCATGGGCTCGCGTGGTCGGAGCCGGATGCGACGCCTGCTGCTGGGCAGTGTCTCCGAGGACGTCACCGCGAGGGCACAGTGCAACGTGCTGCTCGTTCCCCCGACTGGGACGCGCTGA
- a CDS encoding LiaF transmembrane domain-containing protein yields the protein MSTTSSRRIPSVQVLFGALVVVLGALLLLDTTGVFPTTDLLLYAPSLFVVVGLWALFQSRLRNIVGPVVLVTIGAAWQAVALDFATVDDVIVFWPVLVIAFGLSVVLGTYRAKTVAIDDAYTSMFAAFGGVERRNTSKAFTGADLTALFGGAEIDLRDAEVTDRPARINAVALFGAAEVIVPRDWNVQMDVLPVLGAAEDSRRRYETINDEVDLVVGGFTAFGGIEVKD from the coding sequence ATGAGCACCACTTCATCCCGTAGAATCCCGTCCGTCCAGGTACTGTTCGGCGCGCTCGTCGTCGTCCTCGGAGCGTTACTGCTGCTCGACACGACCGGCGTGTTCCCGACGACCGACCTGCTACTGTACGCCCCGTCGCTGTTCGTCGTCGTCGGCCTCTGGGCGCTGTTCCAGAGCCGACTCCGGAACATCGTCGGCCCGGTCGTCCTCGTCACCATCGGAGCGGCCTGGCAGGCCGTCGCGCTCGACTTCGCGACCGTCGACGACGTCATCGTCTTCTGGCCGGTGCTGGTCATCGCGTTCGGCCTCTCGGTGGTCCTCGGGACCTACCGGGCGAAGACCGTCGCAATCGACGACGCGTACACCTCGATGTTCGCGGCCTTCGGTGGCGTCGAACGGCGGAACACCTCGAAGGCGTTCACGGGGGCCGACCTCACCGCTCTCTTCGGAGGTGCAGAGATCGACCTCCGCGACGCAGAGGTCACCGACCGACCGGCCCGTATCAACGCAGTGGCACTGTTCGGTGCAGCCGAGGTCATCGTCCCTCGCGACTGGAACGTCCAGATGGACGTCCTGCCGGTCCTCGGTGCTGCCGAGGACTCCCGTCGGCGCTACGAGACCATCAACGACGAGGTCGACCTCGTCGTCGGTGGCTTCACCGCGTTCGGTGGCATCGAGGTCAAGGACTGA
- a CDS encoding YeeE/YedE family protein, whose translation MSTAERSPLFLPAIYLGGIVFGLGLAISGMARPEVVLDFLQFQDFGLLFVMGGAAVVTGVTFFVATTFLDRAPITGDEYKRRVKSFDRNVVIGGSIFGVGWGLSGICPGAAYASFGVGNYPILWAIGGMFLGAYAQGYWRSMRSADSAEQGADHASSQD comes from the coding sequence ATGAGCACCGCAGAGCGGAGCCCGCTGTTCCTGCCCGCCATCTACCTCGGCGGCATCGTCTTCGGGCTCGGGCTCGCCATCAGCGGGATGGCCCGGCCGGAGGTCGTGCTCGACTTCCTCCAGTTCCAGGACTTCGGACTGCTGTTCGTGATGGGCGGTGCGGCGGTCGTCACGGGCGTCACGTTCTTCGTGGCGACGACGTTCCTCGACCGCGCGCCCATCACCGGCGACGAGTACAAGCGCCGCGTGAAGTCGTTCGACCGCAACGTCGTGATCGGTGGCTCCATCTTCGGCGTCGGCTGGGGTCTCTCCGGAATCTGTCCCGGGGCCGCCTACGCGAGCTTCGGCGTCGGCAACTACCCCATACTCTGGGCCATCGGGGGCATGTTCCTCGGCGCATACGCCCAGGGCTACTGGCGGTCCATGCGGTCCGCTGACAGCGCAGAGCAGGGTGCAGATCACGCCTCGTCGCAGGACTGA
- a CDS encoding SDR family NAD(P)-dependent oxidoreductase: protein MSLLDDEIAVITGGSSGIGRGIALTFAEHGAEAVVVADVREDPKEEGKATHEKIETETDADAAFVHCDVTDRDDLTVAMDAADEFGGVSIMVNNAGVWRAEDFFQVSEEDYRWLMDINLYGAFFGSQVAAERMAEGDGGSIINISSIAGLFGNGNWPTYSASKGGLTMLTYSLAHKLAEHDIRVNAIHPGGIETMIGGDQESSDEADASFAQQVPLGRQGRPDEIGGAATFLASDLASYVTGESLVVDGGWTSWR, encoded by the coding sequence ATGTCACTACTCGATGACGAGATCGCGGTCATCACGGGCGGGAGTTCCGGAATCGGTCGCGGAATCGCACTCACGTTCGCCGAACACGGCGCGGAGGCCGTGGTCGTCGCAGACGTCCGCGAGGACCCCAAGGAGGAGGGGAAAGCAACCCACGAGAAGATCGAGACGGAGACCGACGCCGACGCCGCGTTCGTCCACTGTGACGTGACCGACCGGGACGACCTCACGGTGGCCATGGACGCTGCAGACGAGTTCGGCGGCGTCTCCATCATGGTGAACAACGCGGGCGTCTGGCGCGCCGAGGACTTCTTCCAGGTCAGCGAGGAGGACTACCGCTGGCTGATGGACATCAACCTCTACGGCGCGTTCTTCGGCTCGCAGGTCGCGGCCGAGCGGATGGCGGAGGGCGACGGCGGCAGCATCATCAACATCTCGAGCATCGCCGGCCTGTTCGGGAACGGCAACTGGCCGACGTACTCCGCCTCGAAGGGCGGACTCACGATGCTGACGTACTCGCTCGCCCACAAGCTCGCCGAGCACGACATCCGTGTCAACGCGATCCACCCCGGCGGCATCGAGACGATGATCGGTGGCGACCAGGAGAGCAGCGACGAGGCGGACGCGTCGTTCGCCCAGCAGGTCCCCCTCGGTCGACAGGGTCGGCCCGACGAGATCGGCGGGGCGGCGACGTTCCTGGCGAGCGACCTCGCGAGCTACGTCACGGGCGAGTCACTCGTCGTCGACGGCGGCTGGACGAGCTGGCGGTAG
- a CDS encoding DUF2270 domain-containing protein, which translates to MTQESPDERTQQAETDSRDATDPLVGEGMLDEEMGPSSSMAHLYRGEIHRMTFWRERLDRTTNWAVVVISALLTWSFSSSDTPHYVILIGIATLTVFLVIEARRYRGYDIWRTRVRSLQQNVFAKGLDPEIDLANPDWRTGLAADYSRPTLKITTEEAIAHRLRRIYLPLFGLLLVAWAVRITAFATDSWLATARVGAIPGSTVALSVAVFYAAALFVAFRPRTWRARGELRFEDLRK; encoded by the coding sequence ATGACACAGGAATCCCCCGACGAGCGGACGCAGCAGGCCGAGACGGACAGCCGGGATGCTACCGACCCACTGGTGGGCGAGGGCATGCTCGACGAGGAGATGGGGCCGAGCTCGTCGATGGCCCACCTCTACCGTGGCGAGATCCATCGGATGACGTTCTGGCGGGAGCGACTGGACCGGACGACGAACTGGGCCGTCGTCGTCATCTCCGCGCTCCTGACGTGGTCGTTCTCCTCCTCGGACACGCCACACTACGTCATCCTCATCGGTATCGCGACGCTGACCGTCTTCCTCGTCATCGAGGCGCGCCGCTACCGGGGGTACGACATCTGGCGGACCCGGGTCCGCTCGCTCCAGCAGAACGTGTTCGCGAAGGGGCTCGACCCGGAGATCGACCTCGCGAACCCGGACTGGCGGACGGGGCTGGCGGCGGACTACAGCCGGCCGACGTTGAAGATCACGACCGAGGAGGCCATCGCACACCGGCTGCGCCGCATCTACCTGCCGCTGTTCGGCCTCCTGCTCGTCGCCTGGGCCGTCCGCATCACCGCGTTCGCGACGGACTCCTGGCTCGCGACCGCCAGGGTCGGCGCGATACCTGGGTCGACCGTCGCGCTGTCGGTGGCCGTCTTCTACGCGGCCGCACTGTTCGTTGCCTTCCGTCCCCGGACCTGGCGTGCGCGGGGCGAACTCAGGTTCGAGGACCTCCGGAAGTGA
- a CDS encoding helix-turn-helix domain-containing protein, producing MADSMSEMLRQDMYCEGLLECFHDLKGIDKEIFQLLNQRDEGLTVDEIAEEIDRERSTAYRAVQRLLSAGFLQKEQINYDQGGYYHVYRPRDAEEIAQEMQRMLNDWYAKMGNLIGEFSEKYAEGETQSPPAQS from the coding sequence ATGGCTGACTCGATGAGCGAGATGCTCCGGCAGGACATGTACTGCGAGGGCCTGCTGGAGTGCTTCCACGACCTGAAGGGCATCGACAAGGAGATCTTCCAGCTGCTGAACCAGCGCGACGAGGGACTCACCGTCGACGAGATCGCCGAGGAGATCGACCGCGAACGCTCCACCGCGTACCGAGCGGTCCAGCGCCTGCTCTCGGCGGGCTTCCTGCAGAAGGAGCAGATCAACTACGACCAGGGTGGCTACTACCACGTCTACCGGCCACGTGATGCCGAGGAGATCGCCCAGGAGATGCAGCGCATGCTCAACGACTGGTACGCGAAGATGGGCAACCTCATCGGCGAGTTCAGCGAGAAGTACGCCGAAGGCGAGACGCAGTCGCCGCCGGCCCAGAGCTGA
- a CDS encoding DsrE/DsrF/DrsH-like family protein, with protein sequence MSTDTPDAAGSDAEEPSRAELAAQVEALEQRLSDVEADTADDTPKMSIIATKGTLDMAYPPLILASTAAAFGYEVTVFHTFWGLDILHEEKSKKLQLSSVGNPSMPVPNVIGALPGMDRMTTKMMEKQIADNDTATIQELIDTSLDMGVEFQACQMTIDLMDYDEDDFFDGVTTGVGAATAIQDMAEADIQLLV encoded by the coding sequence ATGTCGACCGACACACCAGACGCCGCAGGGTCCGACGCCGAGGAGCCGTCGCGTGCCGAGCTGGCCGCACAGGTCGAAGCGCTCGAGCAGCGGCTCTCCGACGTCGAGGCCGACACGGCCGACGACACCCCGAAGATGTCCATCATCGCGACGAAGGGCACCCTCGACATGGCGTACCCGCCGCTCATCCTCGCGAGCACCGCGGCCGCCTTCGGCTACGAGGTCACCGTGTTCCACACGTTCTGGGGCCTCGACATCCTGCACGAGGAGAAGTCCAAGAAGCTCCAGCTGAGTTCGGTCGGGAACCCCAGCATGCCCGTCCCGAACGTCATCGGCGCGCTGCCGGGCATGGACCGGATGACGACCAAGATGATGGAGAAGCAGATCGCGGACAACGACACCGCGACCATCCAGGAGCTCATCGACACCTCGCTCGACATGGGTGTCGAGTTCCAGGCCTGCCAGATGACCATCGACCTGATGGACTACGACGAGGACGACTTCTTCGACGGCGTCACGACCGGCGTCGGCGCAGCGACGGCCATCCAGGACATGGCCGAGGCCGACATCCAGCTCCTGGTCTGA
- the trxA gene encoding thioredoxin — MSGDSTIEDIREQKKKELQNQTEGETTDAVADGAAPADPVYVNGVDELTSTTDEYDVVLVDFYADWCGPCQMLEPVVESIAESTDAAVAKVDVDANQQLAAQFGVQGVPTMVLFADGEPVEQMVGFEDEGTLRSLIQQYS, encoded by the coding sequence ATGAGTGGAGATAGTACAATCGAGGACATCCGCGAGCAGAAGAAGAAGGAACTCCAGAACCAGACCGAGGGTGAGACCACCGACGCGGTGGCTGACGGAGCCGCTCCGGCCGACCCCGTGTACGTGAACGGCGTCGACGAACTGACGTCGACCACCGACGAGTACGACGTCGTCCTCGTCGACTTCTACGCCGACTGGTGTGGCCCCTGCCAGATGCTCGAGCCCGTCGTCGAGTCCATCGCCGAGAGCACGGACGCCGCCGTCGCGAAGGTCGACGTCGACGCGAACCAGCAGCTCGCCGCCCAGTTCGGCGTCCAGGGCGTGCCGACGATGGTCCTGTTCGCCGACGGCGAGCCGGTCGAGCAGATGGTCGGGTTCGAGGACGAGGGCACCCTGCGCAGTCTCATCCAGCAGTACAGCTAA
- a CDS encoding sulfurtransferase TusA family protein, whose protein sequence is MTEYETTETLDVKGENCPMPVVKTKQNIDTLAAGEVLEVLSTDSGSMSDLAGWADSTPGVELVDQVEGDGLYTHYVRKTE, encoded by the coding sequence ATGACGGAGTACGAAACCACCGAGACGCTCGACGTGAAAGGAGAGAACTGCCCGATGCCGGTCGTCAAGACCAAGCAGAACATCGACACCCTCGCAGCCGGTGAGGTGCTCGAGGTCCTGTCGACCGACTCCGGGAGCATGAGCGACCTCGCGGGCTGGGCGGACTCCACGCCCGGCGTGGAGCTCGTCGACCAGGTCGAGGGCGACGGCCTCTACACGCACTACGTGCGCAAGACCGAGTGA
- a CDS encoding type 1 glutamine amidotransferase produces the protein MARHIAVLDASLGDTPAERNLRRELAAAAEDVVVDVYKLPTGALPPTAASPEWNYDGVVVSGSQTSVYEDREWIHDATAWLRESHAAGVPMLGICWGHQFIAQALGGRVVDMGEYELGYRELSRVGTDPLFDEVPTEFVSFETHSDRVAELPPGASVLARNDYGVQAFRVGSAYGVQFHPEYDRQTAVWVTESKDLPDERIQAVLDAITDETVAEAEAAKAVFPNFLDFVDSHQPGTAPLEGRRY, from the coding sequence ATGGCCCGCCACATCGCAGTGCTCGACGCGTCGCTCGGCGACACGCCCGCCGAGCGCAACCTCCGGCGCGAACTCGCGGCCGCCGCCGAGGACGTCGTCGTCGACGTGTACAAGCTACCCACCGGGGCGCTTCCTCCTACCGCGGCCAGCCCGGAGTGGAACTACGACGGTGTCGTCGTCAGTGGCTCCCAGACCTCCGTCTACGAGGACCGGGAGTGGATCCACGACGCGACGGCCTGGCTACGGGAGAGCCACGCTGCTGGCGTCCCCATGCTGGGCATCTGCTGGGGTCACCAGTTCATCGCTCAGGCACTGGGCGGTCGCGTGGTCGACATGGGGGAGTACGAGCTCGGATACCGCGAGCTCTCCAGGGTCGGTACGGACCCACTGTTCGACGAGGTTCCGACTGAGTTCGTCAGCTTCGAGACGCACTCCGACCGGGTGGCGGAGCTCCCGCCGGGGGCGAGCGTGCTGGCGCGAAACGACTACGGCGTCCAGGCGTTCCGTGTGGGCAGTGCGTACGGCGTGCAGTTCCACCCGGAGTACGACCGGCAGACGGCAGTCTGGGTCACCGAGAGCAAGGACCTCCCCGACGAACGCATCCAGGCGGTCCTCGACGCAATCACGGACGAGACCGTGGCAGAAGCCGAGGCAGCGAAAGCCGTATTCCCGAACTTCCTTGACTTCGTCGACTCACACCAGCCGGGGACAGCGCCGCTCGAAGGCCGTCGCTACTGA